In a genomic window of Microbacterium amylolyticum:
- a CDS encoding ABC transporter permease has translation MTTIDLSEYDVPGRGRGVLDVIRWRYLLGLLIRKSTALRYRNSALGWTWSYVKPLIQFFIYYWVMGFIFGMARGEVDNFPLYLFAGFIVVTFFNEAFGNATTAVVDNRALVKKIYLPRELFPISAVIGAFVHFLPQLAILIVVALVYGWVPGVAHFGAALLGLLIVALCALGLGLFFAGLNVRFRDAQNFVEVLRQLATWASPVLYTWVLIQEHMPAWFLYVYLMNPITIAVELFHFAFWEPSVGLDGWHGFPPHFELYTGGAIILCLIFLVIGQLTFRRFERTFAQDL, from the coding sequence GTGACGACGATTGATCTGTCGGAGTACGACGTACCCGGCCGCGGCCGCGGTGTGCTCGATGTTATTCGGTGGCGCTACCTCCTCGGCCTCCTGATCCGCAAGAGCACGGCGTTGCGCTACCGTAACTCCGCGCTGGGCTGGACATGGTCGTACGTCAAGCCGCTCATCCAGTTCTTCATCTATTACTGGGTGATGGGCTTCATCTTCGGGATGGCTCGCGGCGAGGTCGACAACTTCCCGCTGTACCTCTTCGCCGGTTTCATCGTCGTGACGTTCTTCAACGAAGCCTTCGGCAACGCCACCACGGCAGTCGTCGACAACCGAGCCCTCGTGAAGAAAATCTATCTACCGCGCGAGCTGTTCCCCATCTCGGCGGTCATCGGTGCCTTTGTCCACTTCTTGCCACAGCTCGCGATTCTGATCGTCGTCGCCCTCGTCTACGGCTGGGTGCCCGGCGTGGCGCACTTCGGCGCCGCGCTCCTGGGACTGCTCATCGTGGCGCTGTGCGCTTTAGGTCTCGGGCTGTTCTTCGCAGGGCTCAACGTGCGCTTCCGCGACGCGCAGAATTTCGTCGAGGTGCTGCGTCAGCTGGCCACATGGGCGTCGCCGGTGCTGTACACCTGGGTTCTCATCCAGGAGCACATGCCGGCCTGGTTCCTGTACGTGTACCTGATGAACCCCATCACCATTGCGGTGGAGCTGTTCCACTTCGCGTTCTGGGAACCATCCGTCGGCCTTGACGGTTGGCACGGATTTCCCCCGCACTTCGAGCTGTACACGGGCGGGGCAATCATCCTCTGCCTGATCTTCCTCGTGATCGGCCAGCTCACGTTCCGCCGCTTCGAGCGCACCTTCGCACAGGACCTGTGA
- a CDS encoding ATP-binding protein, with amino-acid sequence MTTELGPHASQSGETRARIERAIEVVTAIGASIIASQAFAIAWSMQTGDPWGRVMFSLTMVAVLVMILCCLMGRGARTTSGVVAIIIPVMLVMWIAGIGAATMQSRETPWPYFMLTVATAAAIVAFSPPWQLVSAIGVPALFAAGRLIHADDTSDGPMAVFSDVSMSLLLGTAFVLVARVVRTTASKIDDERGRAIPAYTAAAAADAAERERVEIAGLMHDSVLAALIAASRAQMPRERELAVSMAREALTRLSDEDGTAVVGPNPPIDLAGIAERLRGQISPLGIERITVTGAREVLVPARAARALVLAAAQAASNAVAHADGVGLNVRIAEAPGGVRIVVSDEGPGFDVSAIPADRLGIRGSIIARVAAVGGSARVTSSPSGTSVELAYTVPHVVEGDRAEIAPADGSAEGETAS; translated from the coding sequence GTGACGACTGAGCTCGGCCCCCACGCCTCGCAGAGCGGGGAGACGCGGGCGCGCATCGAACGCGCCATCGAGGTCGTCACGGCGATCGGGGCGTCAATTATCGCTTCTCAAGCTTTTGCCATCGCGTGGTCGATGCAGACGGGCGACCCCTGGGGTCGGGTGATGTTCAGCCTGACGATGGTGGCTGTTCTCGTGATGATTCTGTGTTGTCTCATGGGGCGCGGAGCGCGCACAACCAGTGGCGTTGTCGCCATCATCATCCCTGTCATGCTCGTCATGTGGATCGCAGGCATAGGCGCGGCCACGATGCAGTCGAGAGAGACGCCCTGGCCCTACTTCATGCTCACCGTTGCAACGGCTGCCGCGATCGTCGCTTTTTCACCGCCGTGGCAGCTGGTATCGGCAATCGGGGTGCCGGCCCTGTTCGCCGCGGGCCGTCTGATACACGCCGATGACACGAGTGACGGTCCGATGGCGGTGTTCTCGGACGTGTCGATGTCGCTGCTGTTGGGAACAGCGTTCGTACTTGTTGCGCGTGTCGTGCGAACGACGGCGTCGAAGATCGACGACGAACGCGGGCGGGCGATACCGGCCTATACCGCCGCCGCCGCCGCTGACGCAGCGGAACGAGAGCGCGTTGAAATCGCCGGGCTGATGCACGACAGTGTTCTCGCCGCGCTGATCGCCGCCTCGCGCGCCCAGATGCCCCGAGAGCGGGAGCTGGCCGTTTCTATGGCACGCGAAGCGCTGACACGGCTCTCAGATGAGGATGGGACCGCGGTGGTGGGGCCGAACCCGCCAATCGATCTCGCGGGGATCGCCGAGCGGCTTCGGGGGCAGATATCCCCCCTCGGCATCGAGCGCATCACCGTCACCGGGGCCCGGGAAGTCCTCGTACCGGCGCGTGCGGCGCGGGCGCTTGTTCTTGCCGCTGCCCAGGCAGCCTCGAATGCGGTGGCCCATGCGGATGGTGTGGGATTGAATGTCCGCATCGCGGAAGCCCCCGGCGGCGTGCGTATCGTCGTATCCGATGAGGGGCCGGGATTCGATGTGAGCGCGATTCCCGCAGATCGCTTGGGTATTCGCGGGTCGATCATCGCGCGCGTTGCCGCCGTCGGCGGGAGCGCGAGGGTCACGTCGAGCCCTTCGGGCACCTCCGTCGAGCTCGCGTACACGGTGCCGCATGTCGTTGAGGGCGATCGCGCGGAAATTGCGCCGGCAGACGGCAGCGCAGAGGGTGAGACGGCGTCATGA
- a CDS encoding response regulator transcription factor produces the protein MTTVALIDDHESVRLGLEAVLVRDGMIIAYSGSTVEEYVRDLRRRSRRPADIVLLDLMLGDGTTVTENVSRLVADSAVIIHSVADRPAAVREGLAAGAAGIVSKSSPMSVVTRAVRLVASGEPLDNVEWAAAVESDTAFANAHLSERERDVLRLYAAGLPVKVVATRLGVAYSTAKENIQRVRAKYLVVGRPAPTKVDLMRRAMEDGLVDAPTDSGRHPEPTRDD, from the coding sequence GTGACAACGGTGGCGCTCATTGACGATCATGAATCCGTGCGGCTCGGCCTCGAGGCGGTGCTCGTCCGCGACGGCATGATCATCGCCTACAGCGGATCGACGGTTGAAGAGTATGTCCGAGACCTCCGCAGGCGCTCCCGGCGCCCCGCCGATATCGTGCTGCTGGACCTGATGCTCGGAGACGGCACCACGGTCACGGAGAACGTCAGCCGGCTCGTGGCCGATTCGGCGGTGATCATTCATTCGGTTGCCGATCGTCCGGCTGCGGTGCGGGAGGGGCTCGCGGCGGGCGCGGCGGGAATTGTGAGTAAGTCGTCGCCGATGTCCGTTGTGACGCGGGCCGTGAGACTCGTGGCGAGCGGTGAGCCGCTCGACAACGTGGAGTGGGCGGCGGCCGTTGAATCCGACACGGCCTTCGCAAACGCCCACCTCTCTGAGCGTGAGCGCGATGTTCTCCGCCTTTATGCGGCGGGACTGCCGGTGAAGGTCGTGGCGACACGGCTCGGAGTCGCCTATTCGACGGCAAAGGAGAACATCCAGCGCGTACGCGCGAAGTATCTCGTGGTCGGGCGTCCCGCTCCGACCAAGGTTGATCTCATGCGCCGTGCCATGGAGGACGGTCTTGTGGACGCGCCGACGGATTCCGGTCGGCACCCGGAGCCGACACGTGACGACTGA
- a CDS encoding ABC transporter ATP-binding protein, whose translation MSNTLLQTSDATPSIIVDHVTKQFLKRNTHSFKEAFIRWVKRGKVRADQFKALDDVSFQIGEGESVAVLGFNGSGKSTTLKLVSGVLEPDAGRVFTRGRVAGLIEVGAGFHPELSGRENVYLNAAILGMSKAQTDARFDDIVAFSEIGDFIDQEVKHYSSGMFMRLAFAVAIHVDLDVLLVDEVLSVGDAPFRQKCYAKIEELVAKGVTMLVVSHDMGTVQRLCRRGIVIHEHKVLFDGGIEEAVEVIKSTPH comes from the coding sequence ATGTCGAATACACTCCTGCAGACCAGCGACGCCACGCCGTCGATCATCGTCGACCACGTCACAAAGCAGTTCCTCAAGCGCAACACACACTCCTTCAAAGAAGCGTTCATTAGGTGGGTCAAACGCGGCAAGGTCCGCGCCGATCAGTTCAAGGCCCTCGACGACGTCTCTTTTCAGATCGGGGAGGGAGAGTCTGTTGCCGTTCTTGGTTTCAACGGTTCGGGCAAGTCGACAACCCTCAAGCTCGTCTCTGGTGTGCTGGAGCCCGATGCCGGACGCGTTTTCACCCGCGGACGCGTTGCGGGTCTCATCGAGGTTGGAGCGGGCTTCCACCCCGAGTTGTCCGGGCGCGAGAACGTCTACCTCAACGCCGCGATTCTGGGGATGTCAAAGGCCCAAACCGACGCGCGATTTGACGACATCGTCGCATTCAGCGAAATCGGCGACTTCATCGATCAAGAGGTCAAGCACTACTCATCCGGAATGTTCATGCGCCTGGCATTCGCCGTGGCGATTCATGTCGACCTCGACGTTTTGCTCGTCGACGAGGTGCTCTCCGTTGGCGACGCCCCGTTCCGGCAGAAGTGCTACGCGAAGATTGAAGAGCTTGTCGCCAAGGGCGTCACGATGCTCGTGGTGAGTCACGATATGGGAACGGTCCAAAGACTGTGTCGTCGCGGCATAGTCATCCACGAGCACAAGGTGCTCTTCGACGGGGGAATAGAGGAGGCCGTCGAGGTTATTAAGTCGACGCCACACTAA
- a CDS encoding acyl-CoA carboxylase subunit beta yields the protein MSTTAGKIADLRARHNEAVIEPEKKALEKQHAKGKQTARERIAQLMDPGSFVEMDEYVRHRTTAFGMDKSRPHGDSVVTGVGAIHGRPVAVFSQDFSTFGGSLGEVAGDKIVKVMEFALKGGMPVVGILDSGGARIQEGVLALGKYAEIFRLNTAASGVIPQISIVMGPAAGGAVYSPALTDFVIMVDKTSQMFVTGPDVIKTVTGEDVGMEELGGARTHNTRSGVSHYLADDEEDALDYARTLLGYLPDNNMVEAPDYTTHFDMETTDLDRELNEIIPDSTNQPYDINEVITRIVDDGDFLEVQPLFAPNIVIGFGRIKGASVGIIANQPSQMAGTLNIDAGEKAARFMRFCDAFSIPIVTLVDVPGYLPGTDQEWTGVIRRGAKLLYAYAEATVPLVTVILRKAYGGAYIVMGSKQLGADVNLAWPTAEIAVMGGQGAVNILYRNEIKKAHEAGEDVHAVRTRLADEYTYNVASPFLAAERGEIDSIIEPAQTRVMIAKALRGLRRKRAELPPKKHGNIPL from the coding sequence ATGTCGACCACCGCGGGCAAGATCGCTGACCTGCGCGCCCGCCACAACGAAGCCGTTATCGAGCCTGAGAAAAAGGCGCTCGAGAAGCAGCATGCCAAGGGGAAGCAGACCGCACGCGAGCGGATTGCGCAACTCATGGATCCCGGCAGCTTTGTCGAGATGGATGAGTATGTACGTCACCGCACGACAGCCTTCGGCATGGACAAGTCGCGCCCTCACGGTGACTCTGTTGTCACCGGTGTCGGCGCCATCCATGGCAGGCCCGTCGCTGTGTTCTCGCAGGACTTCTCCACCTTTGGCGGATCGCTCGGCGAGGTCGCCGGCGACAAGATCGTCAAGGTGATGGAGTTCGCTCTCAAGGGAGGGATGCCCGTTGTGGGCATTTTGGACTCCGGCGGCGCGCGAATTCAGGAAGGCGTGCTCGCTCTCGGGAAGTACGCCGAGATCTTCCGGCTGAACACCGCGGCATCCGGCGTCATCCCCCAGATTTCCATTGTGATGGGCCCCGCCGCCGGTGGCGCCGTGTACTCGCCCGCGCTGACCGACTTCGTCATCATGGTCGACAAGACCAGCCAGATGTTCGTGACCGGCCCCGACGTCATCAAGACGGTCACCGGCGAGGACGTCGGTATGGAAGAGCTCGGTGGTGCACGCACCCACAACACGCGCTCGGGCGTTTCGCACTACCTCGCGGACGACGAAGAGGACGCGCTGGACTACGCGCGCACCCTGCTGGGGTACTTGCCCGACAACAACATGGTCGAGGCGCCGGACTATACGACGCACTTCGATATGGAAACAACGGATCTCGACCGTGAACTGAACGAGATTATTCCCGACTCCACGAACCAGCCGTATGACATCAACGAGGTCATTACGCGCATCGTCGACGATGGAGACTTCCTCGAGGTGCAGCCGCTGTTTGCCCCGAACATCGTCATCGGGTTCGGCCGGATCAAGGGCGCCTCGGTGGGAATCATCGCCAACCAGCCGTCGCAGATGGCCGGAACGCTGAACATCGATGCGGGGGAGAAAGCCGCGCGCTTCATGCGGTTCTGCGATGCGTTCTCCATTCCGATCGTCACGCTCGTGGACGTTCCGGGTTACCTGCCGGGAACCGACCAAGAGTGGACGGGCGTTATCCGCCGCGGGGCGAAGCTGCTCTACGCCTATGCCGAGGCCACGGTTCCGCTCGTGACGGTGATCCTCCGCAAGGCGTATGGCGGTGCGTACATCGTCATGGGATCGAAGCAACTCGGCGCCGATGTGAACCTTGCGTGGCCAACGGCCGAGATCGCCGTGATGGGCGGGCAGGGCGCCGTGAACATCCTGTACCGCAACGAGATTAAGAAGGCCCACGAGGCGGGCGAAGACGTTCATGCCGTTCGGACGCGTCTTGCCGACGAGTACACCTACAACGTGGCCTCACCATTTCTCGCGGCCGAGCGTGGCGAGATCGACAGCATTATCGAGCCGGCGCAGACGCGCGTCATGATCGCGAAGGCCTTGCGTGGCCTCCGACGCAAGCGCGCGGAACTGCCCCCCAAGAAGCACGGCAATATCCCCCTGTGA
- a CDS encoding 5-(carboxyamino)imidazole ribonucleotide synthase, which produces MKLGVIGGGQLARMMIAPATELGIEIRVLAEEDGMSAAIAATATGDYRDVDTVLAFAKDVDVITFDHEHVPQSVLGALVHAGIAVHPGPGALRIAQDKLVMRATLAQIGAPQPDWAPASSRDDLQAFLDGHGGKAVVKTPRGGYDGKGVRVISAADEADDWFDAFAGEPILVEELVDFRRELAQQVARRPSGEMVPFVVVETVQRDGVCSEVFAPAPHASEREMEVAAEIAATIAEGLDVTGMLAVELFETVDGRLLVNELAMRPHNSGHWTQDGAVTSQFEQHVRAVLDLPLGSPELTAEAACMINILGGPQSGSMSDRFALAMADQPTAKIHTYGKAPRPGRKVGHVNATSDELEDAVYIARAAAASFA; this is translated from the coding sequence ATGAAGCTCGGTGTAATCGGCGGCGGTCAGCTTGCAAGGATGATGATCGCTCCCGCGACGGAACTCGGAATCGAGATTCGCGTTCTGGCGGAAGAAGACGGGATGTCGGCGGCGATCGCCGCGACGGCAACGGGGGACTACCGCGACGTCGACACGGTCCTTGCCTTTGCCAAGGACGTTGACGTCATCACCTTCGACCACGAGCATGTTCCGCAGTCCGTTCTCGGCGCGCTCGTACACGCAGGAATCGCTGTTCATCCCGGGCCGGGAGCACTGCGCATCGCGCAGGACAAGCTCGTGATGCGGGCAACGCTGGCGCAGATCGGCGCGCCGCAGCCCGACTGGGCGCCCGCGTCGAGTCGCGATGATTTGCAGGCTTTTCTCGACGGTCACGGCGGTAAGGCGGTTGTTAAGACGCCGCGCGGCGGGTACGACGGCAAGGGTGTGCGCGTCATCTCGGCGGCAGACGAAGCTGACGACTGGTTCGATGCGTTCGCTGGCGAGCCGATCCTCGTGGAGGAGCTCGTGGACTTCCGGCGCGAACTCGCACAACAGGTCGCGCGTCGGCCGAGCGGCGAGATGGTTCCGTTCGTCGTGGTCGAGACCGTGCAGCGCGATGGAGTCTGCTCCGAAGTTTTTGCGCCCGCACCGCACGCCTCTGAGCGCGAGATGGAAGTTGCCGCAGAGATCGCGGCCACCATCGCCGAGGGCCTCGATGTGACGGGGATGCTCGCCGTCGAGCTTTTCGAGACGGTCGATGGCCGCTTGCTGGTCAATGAGCTCGCGATGCGGCCGCACAACAGCGGCCACTGGACCCAGGACGGCGCCGTCACGAGCCAGTTCGAACAGCACGTTCGCGCGGTTCTTGACCTTCCGCTCGGATCGCCTGAGCTCACGGCCGAAGCAGCGTGCATGATCAACATCCTCGGTGGGCCGCAGAGCGGATCGATGTCGGATCGATTTGCTCTCGCGATGGCAGATCAGCCCACCGCCAAGATCCACACGTACGGAAAGGCGCCGCGGCCCGGCCGAAAGGTCGGACACGTGAATGCGACGAGTGATGAGCTGGAAGACGCCGTCTATATCGCCAGGGCGGCCGCCGCGAGCTTTGCATGA
- a CDS encoding LCP family protein: MRRPDTTDGAAMATRGWWLILLNFVIPGSAQALAGNRKLGKLGLASTLIMWVVGAVLLLGLLLWRSGTLSILLTPLFLYAAALVCAGYGVLWVVLSLDALRLTRIVTVAAPHRFFIALLALLLALVQGGAAAYAVPRLFTAAGTFGSIFHTSAPVVPPSDGYYNVLLLGADSGDGRDSVRFDSISVVSVGAESGEIIVTGIPRDIAHVPFSAGSPMRAEYPNYFSGLSDPDCGWNSGINQLTNAVEFCRPDGGASLYPEARAQGSTPAIEATKDAAEGLMGIEIPYYIAIDMHGFEALIDALGGVDITVTERLPEGGGPAYEGQPAEDWASGWIEVGQQRMTGETALWYARSRYTTNDWDRMERQRELQDAILTQMSPQNVLQRFEEVARAGEDVVTTDVPRALVSTFVELAAESNGMRSIELSPSNGVDQEWPDADAVHRMIREAMHPAADSAG; this comes from the coding sequence ATGCGTCGTCCCGACACAACGGATGGTGCAGCGATGGCCACGCGCGGCTGGTGGCTGATCCTCCTGAACTTCGTCATCCCCGGTTCGGCTCAGGCGCTCGCGGGGAACAGGAAGCTCGGGAAGCTTGGCCTCGCCTCGACGCTCATCATGTGGGTCGTCGGGGCGGTTTTGCTACTGGGGCTTCTCCTGTGGCGAAGCGGGACGCTCTCGATCCTGCTCACTCCGCTCTTCCTCTACGCCGCGGCGCTGGTGTGCGCCGGATACGGCGTGTTGTGGGTGGTGTTGTCGCTGGATGCCCTGCGCCTGACACGCATCGTCACGGTGGCGGCGCCGCACCGATTCTTCATCGCGCTGCTCGCGCTCCTTCTTGCTCTGGTCCAGGGAGGGGCAGCTGCCTACGCCGTTCCGCGCCTGTTCACGGCAGCGGGAACATTCGGATCGATCTTTCATACCTCGGCCCCCGTTGTGCCCCCGAGCGATGGGTACTACAACGTTCTGCTCCTCGGAGCAGATTCGGGAGACGGCCGCGATTCGGTACGGTTCGACAGCATTTCCGTTGTATCCGTCGGGGCGGAATCCGGTGAGATTATCGTCACGGGCATTCCGCGCGATATCGCGCACGTTCCGTTCAGCGCCGGCAGTCCCATGCGGGCGGAGTACCCCAACTACTTCTCCGGTCTTTCCGACCCGGACTGCGGGTGGAATAGCGGAATCAATCAGCTGACCAACGCTGTGGAGTTCTGTCGGCCCGACGGCGGCGCGTCGCTCTATCCCGAGGCGAGGGCCCAGGGGTCCACGCCCGCCATCGAGGCGACCAAGGACGCGGCTGAAGGCCTCATGGGCATTGAGATTCCGTACTACATCGCGATCGATATGCACGGCTTCGAAGCGCTGATCGATGCCCTCGGCGGCGTCGATATCACGGTTACCGAGCGTCTTCCCGAGGGCGGAGGCCCCGCGTACGAGGGCCAGCCCGCAGAGGACTGGGCGTCGGGATGGATCGAGGTCGGCCAGCAGCGAATGACGGGAGAAACGGCCCTCTGGTACGCACGCTCGCGGTACACAACAAACGACTGGGACCGGATGGAGCGCCAGCGCGAGCTGCAGGACGCGATTCTGACCCAGATGTCGCCGCAGAACGTCCTGCAGCGATTCGAAGAGGTCGCGCGGGCGGGCGAGGACGTTGTGACAACCGACGTGCCGCGGGCTCTCGTATCGACATTCGTTGAGCTAGCGGCGGAGAGCAACGGCATGAGAAGCATCGAGCTTTCGCCATCGAACGGCGTTGACCAGGAATGGCCGGACGCCGACGCGGTGCACCGGATGATCCGTGAGGCGATGCATCCCGCAGCAGACTCCGCTGGCTGA
- the purE gene encoding 5-(carboxyamino)imidazole ribonucleotide mutase, with protein MGSDSDWRVMHEASAVLTEFGIPHEVEVVSAHRTPDKLISYGREARSRGLKAIVAGAGGAAHLPGMLASLTALPVIGVPVQLKTLDGLDSLLSIVQMPAGIPVATVSINGAKNAGLLAARVIGAADAEIADRIEAYARDLEKQVEEKNVRLKASLSEDAPS; from the coding sequence ATGGGATCGGATTCCGATTGGCGCGTGATGCATGAGGCATCCGCCGTCCTGACGGAATTCGGAATTCCCCACGAGGTCGAGGTGGTCTCAGCCCATCGCACCCCCGACAAGCTGATCAGTTACGGGCGAGAAGCCCGTTCGCGCGGGCTGAAGGCGATTGTCGCCGGTGCGGGCGGAGCAGCTCATCTTCCGGGAATGCTCGCGTCGCTCACGGCGCTTCCCGTCATCGGGGTTCCCGTGCAGCTCAAGACTCTCGACGGCCTCGACTCGCTTCTGTCGATCGTGCAGATGCCGGCGGGCATCCCGGTTGCGACGGTGTCGATTAACGGCGCGAAGAACGCCGGGCTGCTTGCGGCGCGCGTCATCGGCGCGGCGGATGCCGAGATCGCCGACCGCATCGAGGCCTATGCGCGCGACCTCGAGAAGCAGGTGGAAGAGAAGAACGTTCGGCTGAAAGCGTCACTGTCTGAGGACGCTCCCTCGTGA
- a CDS encoding PH domain-containing protein, with amino-acid sequence MAEEQIIARFRSSGRKLMWSALLLIAVSGATGYFWSALPSPFEDWMLLAAAGAVVLFFVVVPWWAWAQRRYIVTTRRVVVSRGILIRRRSELLHAAGYGIDVRRGPLQRISGTGTIVLSGAGGTLELRNVPGPGVVRETLADQVEVGRILAHREAQQQAADPYFSAGEIMDR; translated from the coding sequence GTGGCTGAGGAGCAGATTATCGCGCGGTTTCGGTCCAGTGGCCGCAAGCTCATGTGGTCCGCGCTCCTGCTGATCGCCGTCTCGGGAGCAACCGGCTACTTCTGGTCCGCGTTGCCGTCCCCCTTTGAGGACTGGATGCTGTTGGCGGCTGCCGGAGCGGTTGTCCTCTTCTTTGTTGTTGTTCCGTGGTGGGCCTGGGCGCAGCGCCGGTACATCGTCACGACGCGTCGCGTCGTCGTCAGCCGCGGCATTCTGATCCGCCGGCGAAGTGAGCTGCTACACGCGGCGGGGTACGGGATCGATGTCCGTCGCGGACCGCTTCAGCGGATCTCCGGAACGGGGACGATCGTTTTGTCAGGTGCCGGGGGCACGTTGGAGCTGCGAAACGTTCCGGGCCCGGGCGTCGTTCGAGAAACGCTTGCTGATCAGGTCGAGGTGGGCCGCATCCTCGCGCACCGCGAGGCGCAGCAGCAGGCCGCGGATCCGTATTTCTCCGCGGGTGAGATAATGGACCGGTGA
- a CDS encoding acyl-CoA carboxylase subunit epsilon: protein MSVIDVGEGGPAVRVIAGGPTPEELAVVVAVISEQYANEVAGATVDIAPPRDTWSRASRTRRFPRQTWGR, encoded by the coding sequence ATGAGCGTCATCGATGTCGGTGAGGGCGGTCCCGCTGTTCGAGTGATCGCGGGCGGTCCGACGCCTGAGGAGCTCGCGGTGGTTGTTGCCGTGATCTCCGAGCAGTACGCGAATGAAGTCGCCGGCGCCACTGTCGACATCGCCCCACCACGCGACACCTGGTCGCGTGCGTCGCGCACGCGGCGTTTCCCGAGACAGACGTGGGGGCGCTAA
- a CDS encoding biotin--[acetyl-CoA-carboxylase] ligase yields the protein MTASTSTSPRIVEVDQTASTNADLVTAIAAGEEWPHLSVLFTRHQTGGRGRLDRAWIAPAKSALAVSVVVNIAGVPRDRLGWIPLVAGTAMAEAAAKQLPGNNVGVKWPNDVLVNDQKICGILTEVVSADTVVVGSGINTRMTADQLPVPTATSFAALGVTVDEERLLDDYVAELGILVQTLETGTAASRVRSACLTIGQGVVAHLPGGEQLHGTAVGIDDDGRLLVDDRPLAAGDIVHLRRSAPADGV from the coding sequence GTGACAGCGTCCACCTCCACGTCTCCGCGAATCGTGGAGGTGGACCAGACGGCGTCGACCAACGCCGACCTCGTCACCGCAATCGCGGCGGGGGAGGAATGGCCGCATCTCAGCGTTCTGTTTACCCGTCACCAGACCGGCGGCCGGGGGCGCCTCGACCGTGCGTGGATCGCGCCGGCGAAGAGCGCGCTGGCTGTTTCGGTTGTTGTGAACATCGCGGGCGTTCCGCGGGACCGCCTCGGCTGGATCCCGCTGGTGGCGGGAACGGCGATGGCGGAGGCCGCAGCAAAGCAGTTGCCGGGCAACAATGTCGGGGTGAAATGGCCGAACGACGTTCTGGTGAACGATCAGAAGATCTGCGGAATTCTGACCGAGGTGGTCAGCGCCGACACGGTCGTGGTCGGAAGCGGCATCAACACTCGGATGACCGCTGATCAACTCCCGGTTCCGACGGCAACCTCGTTTGCTGCGTTGGGCGTCACCGTGGATGAGGAACGCCTCCTCGACGACTACGTCGCTGAGCTGGGAATACTCGTGCAGACGCTCGAGACGGGAACTGCTGCCTCACGCGTTCGCTCAGCATGCCTCACGATCGGACAGGGCGTTGTTGCGCATCTCCCGGGCGGAGAGCAGCTTCACGGCACGGCCGTCGGCATCGATGACGACGGCCGCCTGCTCGTCGACGACCGGCCGCTTGCCGCGGGCGATATTGTGCACCTTCGTCGTTCTGCGCCGGCCGACGGAGTGTGA